Proteins encoded by one window of Gordonia jinghuaiqii:
- the proB gene encoding glutamate 5-kinase — MHDGGVRDRIAHARSVVVKIGSSALTDLAEGLDRNRLDALADALEARMRAGSDVIVVSSGAIGAGIAPLGLKKRPTDLATKQAAASVGQLALAHAWGTSFARYGRTVGQVLLTADDISNRSHHANAQRTLDRLRSLGAVAVVNENDTVATTEIRFGDNDRLAALVAHLSGADALILLSDVDGLYDGDPRKVGVDGRRARLIPEVNGPEDLDGVIAGSGGALGTGGMASKLAAARLSADAGVPVLLAAASSAAQALADASVGTVFAARPERMSARRFWVRHAADARGQIILDDGAVAAVSRRRRSLLAAGIVGVKGRFFDGDVVELVDRHGAVRARGVAAYTADDVTSMIGRSTGDLPAELQRPVVHADDLVVVTR; from the coding sequence ATGCACGACGGGGGAGTTCGGGACCGGATCGCGCATGCCCGCAGCGTCGTGGTCAAGATCGGGTCCTCGGCGCTGACCGACCTCGCCGAAGGGCTTGACCGCAACCGCCTCGATGCGCTCGCCGATGCGCTGGAGGCGCGGATGCGCGCCGGTTCCGATGTGATCGTGGTGTCCTCGGGAGCCATCGGCGCGGGCATCGCCCCGCTCGGCCTGAAGAAACGTCCCACCGACCTGGCGACCAAGCAGGCGGCGGCGAGCGTCGGACAGCTGGCGCTCGCACACGCCTGGGGGACCTCCTTCGCGCGGTACGGTCGTACGGTCGGCCAGGTCCTGCTCACCGCCGATGACATCTCCAATCGCAGTCACCATGCGAATGCCCAACGCACACTGGACCGTTTGCGTTCGCTGGGCGCGGTCGCGGTGGTGAACGAGAACGACACCGTGGCGACCACCGAGATCCGGTTCGGCGACAACGACCGGCTCGCCGCGCTCGTCGCCCATCTCTCGGGCGCCGATGCGCTCATTCTGCTGTCCGACGTGGACGGCCTGTACGACGGTGACCCGCGCAAGGTGGGCGTCGACGGCCGGCGTGCGCGGCTGATCCCCGAGGTGAACGGTCCCGAGGACCTCGACGGCGTGATCGCCGGATCCGGGGGAGCGCTGGGGACCGGCGGCATGGCGTCGAAACTGGCGGCCGCCCGGTTGTCGGCCGACGCCGGGGTGCCGGTGCTGCTGGCCGCCGCCTCGTCGGCCGCGCAGGCGCTGGCCGACGCCTCCGTGGGGACGGTGTTCGCCGCACGTCCCGAGCGCATGTCCGCACGTCGGTTCTGGGTACGCCACGCCGCGGACGCGCGCGGGCAGATCATCCTCGACGACGGCGCGGTGGCCGCGGTGTCCCGCCGGCGCCGGTCGTTGCTCGCCGCGGGAATCGTGGGGGTCAAGGGCAGGTTCTTCGACGGCGACGTCGTGGAATTGGTCGACCGGCACGGAGCGGTGCGGGCGCGAGGGGTCGCGGCCTACACAGCCGACGACGTCACCTCGATGATCGGCCGGTCGACCGGCGATCTGCCGGCCGAGCTGCAACGCCCGGTGGTGCACGCCGACGATCTCGTCGTCGTCACGCGCTGA
- a CDS encoding Sir2 family NAD-dependent protein deacetylase: protein MRTRLQLGHSPAEHTPPDDDVEDRIALSADILAGRRFAVLTGAGISTDSGIPDYRSPGSPPRTPMTLEMFLSSPEFRRHYWARNHLGWRHMDAALPNSAHLALTDLQRRGRLSTVITQNVDMLHTKAGTRGVVELHGCYGRVRCLACDWRISRHRLAGLLESVNEGFAERVGGRGAIEVAPDADATLSDTSGFRMVDCPHCGGILKPDIVYFGETVPKTTVEHAFSVVDDADALVVVGSSLTVMSGLRFARRAHRAGKPLIIVNRGHTRADDIATLKIDHEAGVVLPAMAAM from the coding sequence GTGCGTACCCGTCTCCAGCTCGGCCACAGCCCGGCCGAACACACCCCGCCCGACGACGACGTCGAGGACCGGATCGCCCTGTCCGCCGACATCCTCGCCGGGCGTCGCTTCGCGGTACTGACCGGTGCCGGGATCTCCACCGATTCCGGCATCCCCGACTACCGCAGTCCCGGGTCTCCGCCGCGGACGCCGATGACCCTCGAGATGTTCCTGTCCTCCCCGGAGTTCCGTCGCCACTACTGGGCCAGGAATCATCTCGGCTGGCGGCACATGGACGCGGCACTTCCCAACAGCGCACATCTCGCGCTCACCGATCTCCAGCGGCGAGGTCGGCTCTCGACGGTCATCACCCAGAACGTCGACATGTTGCACACCAAGGCCGGCACGCGGGGGGTGGTGGAGTTGCACGGCTGCTACGGGCGGGTTCGCTGCCTGGCCTGCGACTGGCGCATCTCCCGGCACCGGCTGGCCGGGCTCCTCGAGTCCGTCAACGAGGGCTTCGCCGAGCGGGTCGGCGGGCGCGGGGCCATCGAGGTGGCCCCCGACGCCGACGCCACCCTCTCCGACACCTCCGGCTTCCGTATGGTCGACTGCCCGCACTGCGGCGGCATCCTCAAACCCGACATCGTCTATTTCGGTGAGACCGTGCCGAAAACCACTGTCGAGCACGCGTTCTCGGTGGTCGACGACGCCGACGCACTTGTCGTCGTGGGGTCGTCGTTGACGGTGATGTCAGGTCTGAGGTTCGCGCGACGCGCGCACCGCGCGGGCAAACCGCTGATCATCGTCAACCGCGGTCACACCCGCGCCGACGACATCGCGACCTTGAAGATCGATCACGAGGCCGGGGTGGTCCTGCCCGCCATGGCCGCCATGTGA
- a CDS encoding TetR/AcrR family transcriptional regulator — MSRTYTSELRTTRARENRALVIDTATAMFCQEGWVTTTMAGVAGRAGLTRPTVYRQFATKLDLLDACIVSALRRNEDVPVRETAEYQAMGHGDRHERIRAAASWLCATHIRSAAIQHVLDQAAVTDDEASALRDRREQTRWQEVRWALTLIQGREPDDEVVDSMWILASRTVWLRLTQERGWSPDRWERWFVAQTTAALDPADTV; from the coding sequence GTGTCCAGGACCTACACCTCGGAACTGCGGACGACGCGAGCGCGCGAGAACCGCGCCCTGGTCATCGACACCGCCACCGCCATGTTCTGTCAGGAGGGTTGGGTCACGACTACGATGGCCGGGGTGGCCGGCCGTGCGGGACTGACACGGCCGACCGTCTACCGCCAGTTCGCCACCAAGCTCGATCTTCTCGATGCGTGCATCGTCTCGGCGCTACGCCGGAACGAAGACGTCCCGGTACGCGAGACCGCCGAGTACCAGGCGATGGGTCACGGCGATCGCCACGAACGCATCCGCGCCGCGGCGTCCTGGTTGTGCGCCACGCACATCCGTTCCGCCGCCATCCAGCATGTTCTGGACCAGGCCGCCGTCACCGACGACGAGGCGTCCGCGCTTCGGGACCGGCGCGAACAGACCCGCTGGCAGGAGGTGCGCTGGGCGCTCACCCTGATCCAGGGCCGGGAACCGGACGACGAGGTGGTGGACTCGATGTGGATACTCGCCTCCCGGACCGTGTGGCTTCGACTCACCCAGGAACGGGGCTGGAGCCCCGACCGCTGGGAACGGTGGTTCGTGGCGCAGACCACGGCCGCGCTGGACCCGGCGGACACCGTCTGA